A stretch of DNA from Desmospora activa DSM 45169:
TCTTCAGGCTTTCCCGCACTCTTCCATGAACGCTCCCTCTTTTTTCTGATCGCCATGCTGATATTTACCGCAGGCGGCTTATGGGCCTTCGGTGCCACCATCATCGATGAGCGGAATGCCTTAGCTTTTCTTCCACCTGAGATGGTAGAAGGCATTGATCCGGCCGCTTCCACTGATGTAGAAAACCGGGAGCAATGGGATCACGCGGTCACCTCAGGAGCGATTATGCAAAACAACATTAAGGTGGCATTTCTCTGTTTTGCATTGGGGGCACTGCTAGGCATCGGCACCTTATGGGTGTTGTTTATGAACGGGATGCTGATCGGCGCTTTGGCGGCTCTCTTTCATCGAGCTGGCGAATCGTACGGTTTTTGGGCCTTGATCTGGCCCCATGGAGTATTGGAACTTGCCGCTATTTTTATCGCTGGTGCTGCTGGGCTTTCCTTGGCTTGGTCGTTCTGGGTACCCGGTGAGTTAACGCGAATCGAATCCTTTAAACGGGAAGCGAAAGTAACCGGACAGTTGGTCGTCGGCGTTATTCCGTTGTTTGTCATCGCCGCCCTGATCGAAGGGTTTATCACCCCTGCACCTTGGCCGCATTGGACTAAATATATGGTGGCGTTAATCACCTTGGTAGCATTAATCTTGTACTTCGGTCGTTCATTAATAACGGTATTTTCCCGAAACCAAGCCAACCCGGGGGCTTCCCAACAGTAAGCACCAGGTAGTGTAGCTACGCTTTTTCATTGTATCACAGCAGGATCAACCTGAATGAGTCTACAACAAAAAACCGGCTGCTCATGCCGGTTTTTTGTCGTTTCAATTATAAACCGATATCTGATGCCGCGTTTTCATTAAATAATTCCCCGTCCCGTATATACCTTCGTACCATTCCGGTTGATTTGTGGCGCGTCTGTTTCATAATCGCCCGTTCGTCTTTCCCCGCCATAGCAGCAGAGGTTGCGATACCGGAACGAAGGCTATGGCCGGCAAATCGTGTTGGATCCAATCCTACCTGCTGCACGGCTTTTTTTACGATTAAAGCGACAGAGCGATCCGTAAGCCGCCGATTGCGCACTTGGCTATGCCGGTTAATCGGGCGAAAGACAGGCCCGCCGCTAATACCGGCCTCTGTCAACCACGCTTCCAGCGACCGTACCGGGCATGTTTCCGGACGGGACCCGCGGGGAATCCCTACCTTCTCTCCTCGTCCATCCTGATCGGTCTTGGATCGACGTAGCAGAATCACCACTCCCCGCGGAACGGTTTTTACATCCTCGCGATTAATCGAGACCAACTCTGAACGGCGGAATCCACCGGCAAATCCGACCAATAGAAGCGCCCGATCCCGTTTTCCCGTTAACGTGTCGGGCAATGATTCTACAATTAGCCGCAAGTCCTCAACCAAAATCGGATCTTTTCCTTCCTGATAGGTTCCCTTTGTCCGACGGATTCCCGCCCATACGGTTCGTACCAGATATCCGTTTGTGGGGGAATCGTGTCCTGCTGCCTGATGGGCCTGACTAATCGCTGACAAGCGCCGCTGCAAGGTAGAGGTTTTACGGCGGTCTGCAAGATCCGTCAGATAGAGGGCGACGGTCTGCGGATCGGCTGGGAGTGGTGACAAGTTGCGCTGTTCACACCAGGCGGAGAAATCTTCCCAATCCGCACGATAACTTTTTGCAGTGTTGGCCGCTTTGGAATGGCGGCTGTAATCCTTTGCTTTTTTTAACACTTCTTGAAATTCAGTGGAGAGATCGTTTTGTTGTCTTGTTGGGTATTCCATGGCTCCTCCCTCCGCTATCGTTCGTATTCTTTTAATAGAAATAGGTGCCTTCTCATTTTAACATCAAACGGAACCTTTGTTCTTAAATAAGTGAAACTTTATCATGGACGTAAAAAATCGCTACCACGCTCAAGGTGGTAGCGATTTTTTATCACTTTGCAGCTACTTGCTTACACCAATCAGGTGCATGGAGGCCGTGTTTTTGACTGATACGGAGTAGGCGTGGTGCCAGTTTTTCCTCTAGATCGGGGCGGACCATTCGTATGTAGCTGGCATATCCTTTGATATAATCCCAGAAGTGAGGGTGATTGTGCCGGTTCTCCTGTTCTAGGCCGTTTTTTTCTACACTGTACAATAAAGCGCGAAACGCTCGCAGATCCTTGCGCCGGATGTTTGGTTTTTGATTGACAACGATCCCGGTGATGTTTTGTCGATTGGAAGCGCGTAATATCCGCGTCTTTTCCTCATTTACCGCAAATCCTTCAAAGCGGATAATATCGCGAGAAGTATTGATGATCGCTCCAATCTCATTCAATCCGTCTTCCCCACAGGAGAAAGCGAGATCATCCGCATAGCGGGTATAATGAAAACCGTGCTTTTCTGCCAGCCCTCGTAAACGCTGATCCAGGCGGCGGCAGATCAGATTAGAAAGAGCCGGACTGGTGCAGGCGCCTTGAGGAAGTTGACGTTCATCCATCGCCACATAATAACGGGTGCCGTTGAATTGTATTTCTTTTCGTGGCGGCTCCGTACAAAGTAAGGCGAATATGGTGCTAACGGCTTCACTATATCCAAGGTAATGGAAAAATCCCTTTACCCGGCGAAAACGGATGGTAGGAAAGAAATCTTTGAGATCCATTTTAACGACAGCCGCTTGTTGTAGATGGGGCTCAGCATGATCCAATGTGCTTTTCCCGGAAACAAAGCCGCGGGCAGCTGGATGAACAGTCAAGGCATCGAGAATATGGGTTTTTACCCATTGTTGGGCGGCGCGCAATGACTTTTTGGGGGCCGATATTTCCCGGCGGCCACCGCTTTTCTTAGGGATTGTAAAGCGTTGATAGTGGTTAAGGGTAGCCGTTTTCCGATGATAGGTTAGCCACTTAAGGCGGCCCACTGGGATCTCCATCGCTTCTGCCAATTCGAGTGAAGAGCGAATCAGCGGAAGGTTATTCTCTATCAGTTTCGCTTCATCGTATACCGTCGACTGCAACCCACCAGACACTCCGCGGCCAGCATGGATCACATGGGTTTGCTTGTGTGCTTGCCAGCGCTGTGCCGCCTCGGCCTGCTCCCGCTCGCGACGAGCTTTTCGTTCTGCCCGTTTACGCTTGCTCTCTTCAATGCGCTTTTTTCTTGCAATCTTTAGCAACTCATTGAGATTGGACAGCTTGGCGCTTTCCGCTTTTAGCTTATTCAGCTCTTTTAAGAGTTGCTGGTATTCTTCGTCTTCGGTTGCTTGTTGGCGCTGCTCTTCTGAAGATAATTCATCGTTGCTCCAAAATCCTAAGCGGATCATTTCCTCGCGAATGGTATTGTCCCGGCCCTGGCTGCGTACCTTAGCGATCCACTCTTCCCGCGTCAGTGGGCCCGCCTCCTGCTTGATATCCTCTTCCGCCATGATTTTCCCTCCTTTATTGCATTCGATACAAGGACATTGCGGCAATGATGTGTTCACAGGGTCCCTGCATCAAACGATTTTGTTTATAGAACCAGCAATCGCAGGAGGCGTGAACGATTCGGCCGTCCCGGTCCAAAGTGGCCGCCGGTTGAAAAGATCGGTTTTTCCCCTTCGCTTTCCCCTTCAACTCAACGCCACCTTCTGCCGTAGGGATACTGGAATCCAGCGATACCCGCCCCTCTTGAATCCATTGTTCCGCTTCTTCTTCCCGGGGATTGGCATACTTCAATTGCTCTATCGGCAAGGGATCACGGGTCAACTCCCGCAGACGGTAGCGGCTGATCTCCAGATCAAACATCACCCTGCCCGCGCTACACAGCTGCCGCAAGGCCGCCTGGACAGTGGATAAAAAGAGATTGGTTTCCTGTGCCAACTCCTCTGCAGTAGCCGTCTTTTTCCGTTTCAACCGCGAAAAGACCAGCGCGCTTTGATCAGGAGTCGCCTCTCCACCGCTGCCCATCATTAAATCGAAATTGGCAGCACCAGCCCAGTCATTGCGCGTCCAGCCGGAAAGGCCGAGGGTAAAACTCAAAGTCCCCAGGTCGACCACAAAGAAGCTGGGCATACCGGTTCCCAACAAATGAACGGTCACTTTGTCGGCCAAAGGTAATAGCCGTTCCAACAGAAACAGGCGTCTTCTCCCCCAGGTTCGGATTTCCTTCTCTTCCTCACCGGTATAGACGGAGCCGGCGAAGGTCATTTCCTCGTTCCAGGGTTGAATCACCAGCTTAACTGGTTGTCCCGGCTTCAAAATGTATCGCAGCGAGCGCGGGCTGTGCCGTTCTTTGTTGCGGCGCAGGAAGGTACATACATTATAGATGTCAATCGGCTTGACATCGAAGGAATCAGTAGGCATACCCATCGCGGACTGCACCTGTAAAAAGCCGCGAATCCAACTGACGGGGACATCGATTTTTTTCTCTTTGTATACTTCTCGCCCTTCCGTCGCCACTTCAAACCCCGTAGGATCCACCTGGAATTCGGTAGGACGATAGGTGCGAATCCGTTTAATCTCATCCAGGAGATTATCGGAGAAATCGATATTGGTCGTCCCATATTGGAATTCCTTTACATCGTCAAACAACTCCGAATGAACAGCCAATCGCCCATAGGAGGATTCATCCAATGAAAATGCCTCAAAAAAGACTTGATCCGGCGCAACCGTAATGACAGGGTCCAACACCCACCACGCATCCGGGCTATTCTTATAAAGCCAGTTGAAATACTGTTGTTGCGCTTGATAAAAGCTGCCCATCCGTTCATTGCGCAATCGATTTAGTTCCTTAAGCCGCTCCTGCACATGCTTGATCTTTTCCCCGATGGCTTCCTTTTCCCCTATCGCATCGGCGATATCCAGCATGTATTGTTCCTGTACCCATGCCTGGTAAGCGCTGTGATCCCGCGGTTTATAGTTGAGATCCGATACGACCACGTCTCTAAGAGCGATCATGGCATCGCGGTAGCGGATGGGATCTTTGATCTTCCCTTGAAAATAAGTGGGCTCCCGCCCCAAGTCCGGGGCGAAATCGACCAGTGTCCGACCATCCGCATGGCTGATACCGCTGGATTTGGCGTACGATTGTAGAAATTGCACAATTATCCCTCCTTCTCTTCACGCTTAAGCTAAAATCGTCACTGGCGACTGCAAATCAGGATAACGGTCTTGAATCCGTGTAATAGCAAGCAACACTCGTTCAAAATCTTGTCGGCCAAAGTTATGGGAAACGTCCGCCAATAGGGGCACAATCACTTCCGCGTTTTCCCTGCTCTCTTCTCCAAGCGGCAATAATAGGTCCAGTGCCATCTCCTTCGCTTTCCGCCCTCCGTGAACGCGGAACAGCACGGTGCGGAAAAAGAGTTCCATCCGCTGAAGAGATTCCGGCCTCCATGTCATCCGACTGGCCAATTGCAGCGCATACTCTTGCACTTGCAGATGAGGGCTTTCAGCAGCGCGAAACATCAATTCTGACAGATCAAGCCGGTGTTCATGGGCTTGGACCAATGTCATCGCCAACTGCTGCACATCCGAGCGGGCGGTATCCAGTAAGCCATAAATGAGATCAGGGGAGATCGCTTCCGCAGGTCGGGCCTCCAACTGATCGAATACCCAGTTGCGAGTGTCGTCCCAGTCGGTTTCAGCCAGGTTGACCCATAGATCATCCGTTAACCGATGGTGTTCCCGCGGGATCATATTGCGCACTTCTTCTCGCACTCGTGCAAGCGGGCAATGGGCCAACTGCAACAATTGTCCTGCAGTCAGATTCCTCGGCTCTGGATCGGTCAACAAGAACAGGCGTTCACCCAATTCCCGTAACTCAGCCTGGTCGCTTTCAATCAGCCGTAACACTTTTTCAAAGGGGATATCGGCCAATTCGTCAAAAAACAATCCTCCCAAGAGGTCATCACGAATATACCCCTTGACGTCATCTGGAAGGTCGGAACGAAGCATACGAATCCACATCTCTTGCAGAAACTCCGGCAACAATGGTACCATCCACAATCGCCGCTCCCGGAAAAACTGGGTTGTAAACGCCTGGTGGTCTTCGCCGGGAATTGAAGCGATCTCAGCTAATATCGCTCCATTCAATTCCAAAGCGACAAAATGCTCCGACAGTATCCCTCGTGCTGCCTCTTGGATCGATCCGTGTCCACAGCTTAAAAAAGGCAACAACTGTGCTCCAGTTAGGGGGTGCTTGGAGATGTCGAGCTGCTCTAGCAGAGAAGCTGCCAATTCCAATAAAGCGGGATGATCGCTTTCTACCATTTCTTTCACGAGATCGATAGTGGTAATTTCCGATAAGACATGAGCGAAAGCGTTTTGGGTCAGCTCTACCCAGTCTTTGATCGTTTGTGGATCCGTTATTTTTTTTGTGCGTAAATCGGCGATAAAGCGTTGCAGCAGTTGAATGACATGCTCGTTACTCCAGCGATCGCGATACTGATGGATAAACCAGGTGGCCCCTTTCCGGATCGCCGGATCTTGATGGGTAGAAAAGGACATCCAGGCATCAAAATCCGGCGCTTGTAAATCGGGATGCGTCAAGCGGTCCAGAATGAGCGAAGTGGCCCATTTTCTTCGGGTGTAATGTTCCGACGAAGATAACAAGTCTTGCAGCTGCTCTAGAGAGATCTTTTGCAAATAAGAGGGATTACCTTGGATGAGCGCCCGTGCCGCAAACTGGATCACCGGGCCTGCCTTTCCTTCCAAAAACAGCCGCCGCAATTGGTCTGGATGATGATCCCACAATTCCGGAAAAGCTTCTTCCCGCTCTTCGGTCCAAGCGAGGGGATCGGGGGATTCTGCGGTGGCAGCCTTCCAGGTTTGACTACCTTTATAGACGAAGCGGGAGCTATTGTGGAAGAGGATATGGTTAAACAGCCATAAATGCGAAAAATCCCGATAGTTTTTAGAATCCATATCCCAGCGTTTGATGCCATTTTTGCTTTCATAGCATAACAAAGCTTCCGTCGCCAACCGAACATAGTCGGGAGAGCCCTTTTCCCCTAGGTCTCGCAACGTGCGCCAGCTACGGCGGCGGAGGTAGTGATGAGTCTTAGGGGAGTAAAATCGTTTGGAGGGGTCAAGGCTTTGAGGAAGATACCAGCCAAATTGTTTCTCTACATCAAAGCGATAAGCCAACACCGACCATATTTTTTCATCTTTCCGCTGTTCCGCCAGCTTATAAATCCCTTTAACATAGCGGAAAAAGACATGGCTAAACGGGATGAATTTCTCCCAATAACGCCCAGACCAGTATGATCTGTACTGCCAATGGTTAATCCAATAGTAGCGATCTTTATTCTCCACTAGATTTTCAGCCATTCTTCTAATCTCACCATCGGATGCATACTCCAACAACGTCCGTACTGCCTCTTTGGCCAAGGGTTCTTTTCGCAGATACAGCGTCCACAACCAAGAACCGTCATTTGTGTCTACAGCGGGGTTTGGTTCAATCCGCTCATACCGACGAGTTTCGCGATTGTATCGCTGGACGGTTACTGTAAATCCAACTGCGAATCTTTTTAGCTCTTGAATAAACGCAGGATCATTGTTGCGCAGAAGCTTCTCCAACTCTGGCGGCAACTGCGCTTTCGGCTTCTGTTCCCGCCACCAGGTAACTTGTTGTTGGTATTCCCGCTTGGCACGGTTAACGTGAACCAACTTTGATGAATCTCCCAATCACTCATCCCTCCTTTGAATGAAAAAGGGCCCGACCCTTTGCAAGGCCAGGCCGGAAATCGACTTCGTCCACTACAACTCATAGGAGCTGGCTTCGCCACTGAACAGGCCTGCGGGGTGGTGCACCCCTTTGGCTGCGGCTTCGCCTGACTAGGCGGCCACAAGGGGTGCACCACCCCGCATTAGGCCTGCCAAGTCGCGCGGAGCCGGGTGATGAATGTGACACATCACGGCATGTATGGCGGTACACCATACAATTAGCTGGACAAAGCAGAATTCGTATGTATGTTCCCATTTTAAAATAGGAACATTAGTCTGTCAATGGATAATAGAAATATTTTTTGATTTTATGCTAGATCTTACATCGTCTTTAGTATGTTGCCGTCTGAGAGTCCGCAGATTTAGTCGTGGAATGAAAGACGGTATTGCTTGAAACCCTCCTTCTGGAGATAGAAGAGCAATGCATCTTTGCAATTGATGAATCGCCCACCCTTGAATGAAAAAGGGCCCGACCTTTTGCAAGGCCAGGCCGGAAATCGACTTCGTCCACTACAACTCATAGGAGCTGGCTTCGCCACTGAACAGGCCTGCGGGGATACCCCCCTTTTTGGCCGTAGCTACGCTTGACTAGTAGGCGAAAAAGGGGGGTATCCCCGCATTAGGCCTGCCAAGTCGCGCGGAGCCGGGTGATGAATGTGACACATCACGGCATGTGCGGCGGTACACCGCACAATCAGCTAGACAAAGTAGAATTCGTATGTATGTTCTTATAATAAAATAGGAATATTAGTCTGTCAATAGATAATAGATGTATTTTTGATTTTCTTCTGGATATCACGTAGACTCCCTTTGTTTGTAAATAAACGCTCAAATGACTGTAGCTATGGTAAACTAAAACCGATTATGACAAGGAGGGCTTTCTATGTTTCGTTTTTTTAATCGGGTTCGTACACTGGTTTCTGCTGAACTAAACTCCGCATTGGATAAAGCGGAAGATCCAGTCAAAATGTTGGATCAATATATGATCGACATGGGGAAAGATATCGCTGAAGTGGAAGCGGCAGTAGCTAACCAGATCGCCAATGAAAAAATGTTGGAGAAAAAGTTAAATGACGCGCAGACACTTGTAGAAAAGCGGGAACAACAGGCGATCCACGCCCTTGAAGCCGGTGAGGAAGATTTAGCACGTAGGCTGTTGGAAGATAAGCAAAACCATCAGCAACAAGTAGATACACTACAAGCTTCTTATGAAGAAGCCCAATCGTTGTCGGAGGAATTACGAGGCAAGTTACAAGAGATGAAAGATGAATATCAACAGATGAAATTGAAGAAAGATGCACTACAAGCACGTGCCGTCAGTGCCAAAACAAGAACAAAAGTAAACCGAACACTTTCCGATGTGAACCATGGTAGCGCCCGTGACGGCTTTAACAAAATGGAAGAGAAAGTACTGCAATATGAAGCAGAAGCAGAAACCTCCGAGGATATGCGCAGTGCCAACCGCTCCCTTGATGATGAAGTGAAAAGCCTCACCTCTTCTAACAAAGTAGACGATGAGTTAGCAGCGTTAAAGGCTCGGTTGAATAAAGAGTGAATCTTCTCGAAAATCCGTTCATCAAACTGCATGGGAGAGAGGGGTGATTGAGTTGGAATCGATTGTGTTATCAGTCGGTGGATTACTTCTCGTTTTTTTCGCTATTTATTATGGTTTGCTCGAAAAACGACTCAATCAAATCAAGCGACAAGTAGAGCGGAATCACTATTTGCTTCGTGAAATCGCCAAAAAATTAGATGTAGGTGAAGAAGAACAGAATCAAAAGGTTGTGGAACTTCTTGCGCAGGGGAAGAAAATCGAGGCAATCAAAGAGGCAAGGATGCTCTATCCCCACTTTGGCTTAAAAGAAGCAAAAGAATATGTGGATGCAATGGAAAAACAACATAAAGGGCTCTAATTTAACACAAAAATGACTCAGGAACCGCTTTTGTGGCTTCCGAGTCATTTTTGTGTTTATACCGATCAATATAAGTGATTCACCACTTTGCCCCTCCTCCTTTTGAGTTAGAATTGCCCCAGCTTGCTCCCGCTCCTTTCGTTGAAGAGTTACGCAAGCGATCTCGTTGTTTTTGTTGTTGTATCCTGCGATACTCCTTTTCCATCTCCCGGATGATGCCTTTGGCATGGCGGATATCGGCCATCGCTTCCGCATAGGAACCGTTATCGATCGCGATTTGAACCGTATCGGTCGAGCGCTTAAAATCCCGACGATAGCTGTGCATCGTCAATCCACCCGACATGCCGAAGGAACGATAGGATTCTTGCACCTTTTCCAACTCTGCGGTAGCTTGCTTCTTTTGTTTTCGCCATTGGCTTACTTCCCGCTTTAATTGGAGCGCATCTCGCTCAAGCTGCTTGCTTTCTGTTTCCAAATCGTGGATATTTAGCGGGGGTTGTTTGATCTGGACATCGATCTCGTTTAATTGCTGTTGCACATCAACTACGGTTACAGTAGCCGCCGCTATCGGCAGCTGTTCCGCTTCAGCCGTTTTCACGGATTTGTTCAGATTATCCGCTGCAGTTTGCACCCGTTGTTTGATATTAGACAATTGTTGTTGCAACTGGTCGTATCGACCAAAACATTCCCTATGCTCTTGTTTATACTGGCGAAATACCTGTTTTGCCTCGTTCATGCGCTGCCCTGCCCGATGATATTGTTGCACATTGACGGCGAGATCCTCCTCGATCGTAAACAGGCGTTTCTTTATATCGTGAGCATGCTCGATCATTTTTTGGTATCGATTCGGAAGATCGTCAAAATGAAGCCCTTCAAACATGGGTTGCAATCGTTCCATCTGCTCTGCAAACAGCTGATCCAATTCCTCCGTTGCCGGAATGGTGGAGCGAATCTGATTCATTTCCACCGCTGTCCCGTCTCGCAACTCCAACAGTTGATCCACTGTGCGCTGCCCTTTTTGCAGGAGTTGTTGAAACTGATCGTATTGCTCCTGAAACCCGGGAACATCCCCTTGCCAAAAATGCTCGCGAATACCTGCAATATAATCGACGGCATCATTCACAGATTGATATGGGTCGGCGTCCGGGAGCAACAAGTTTTCATCTTTTACCTGTTGGTCGATGTCAGTCCATACTTGTTGCTGTATCTTTTCCAACGTATGAACCGCTTCTTCATGCTTCGCCATCGTTTGAATGTCTTTTTCCAGCTGATTGATTTGTTTCTCCGCTTTTTCGGCATAATGGTGGCTGGCCACATAGTCGAGGGAGTGATCGTGTTTTTCCGCTTGTTCCAGTAAATTATTCGCTTCTTCATAGCAGTGTTGCAATTGCTGTAACGGCCATTCTTTCTCTTGTTGCCAGGATGTGACTTGTTGGTGGATCGATTGTAGACGGCTTTTTCCCTGCTTCAAATTGGCTGACACTTCTTTTTCCAATTGCTTCAGTTCATCGATCCGCGCTTTCAATTCGTTAAAACGCCCTTTTGTTTCCTTTAACTTCGAATTGATCTTCTTTAGCATTTTTTTCATCTGTTTTCTTTTAAACAATCGAATCGGATAATGAAGACTACCCCGATATGCCTTCACCTCTTCAATTAACGACCATAACCCGTTTTTGATGGCGTCCAAGTTTTCGGATGTTTTTCCAGCACTCAGTTTGATACGCTCATCCACTTCGTTATAGGGAGCGTACAACGATTGCTCCAGCGTTGCCCATTTGTTGGAGAGATCGCGGAAACGGCGCCGCTCTAAGATGATGTGATACACTTGGTGACCTAAGGTGACCGGAAACGAGAGAACGACGACTATGGCGCCAACAATAACGAATAGTGTCTCTTTGGAAAAAGTAGAAGCACTGGAGAAAATCGAACCAAAGAATGATCCCTCAATTTGTTGTACCACCTCTTTGACGCCGCCGCTGAAGTCACCCCTTTGCGCATATGCCGGAAAAGAAGATGTCACCTCCTCAATCTTCCTCTGATCAATGCGATCATTCCGTGTCGATATGTAGATCTCTTGCTCTTCTTTCGCCAATACGATTAAGACTGCACCCTGCGGTAGTGATCGTAGCTCATCATCTGCAAAACGGGCAATGTTTTCTCCATTTAAGTCCGGAACCGTTTTCAGATAGTAAGCATAAGACTGATCGTTAAACAGCTGCTGTAACTCTTGTATCTCTTGATTAGTAAAGAATTCCCCTTCATCGACGATACGGTCGCCTGGTGCTGCGTGTCCTATGGGAGTGCTCAAGAGAAAAATGGATAAAAAAGCGAAAAAAACAGCAATAATCGGTTTTTGTTTCACGTTTACTCCTCCTTTGCAATCGCCTCCCCCAACTATAAACCTTTCCTAACATAGGATTGTCAGCAATGTCAAATTATTTTTCTGAAATGGAAACCAGACAGCCAAAAAGAAAGAAAAGAGCTTCCGTGGATCACGGAAACCCAGGCGCGAAGTTGTTAAGGCATAAAGCCTTCTTGACTCACAAAAATTCGCTCAAAAGATCGGTGCTTGACGATATTCCAAACCGGTATCGCGTCATCTCGATTCGACTGCGATAATCGGTTTCCTCATCGTACCTGTCAATGATTTCTTGACATTGGTGGCGGCTCAACAAAGGTGGGAGTTTCACGTACCCCTGCTTGTTCAGTGATTGGTGAATGGTATTCCAATCCTATGTCGCAAAATCCGCTCCGATCGATCAATCATTTGTCACACCTTCTAAGCGCAATAAATGTTTTTTCATTTCCAAACCGCCACGATAGCCTGTCAATGTACCATTTTTTCCGATCACCCGGTGGCATGGAACGGATATGAGGACGGGGTTGGCT
This window harbors:
- a CDS encoding stage II sporulation protein M yields the protein MSVQPQHRLSLFIQKHQATWNRLESLIELAKDRRITKQNLDELGHTYRRVSAHLAYAQTYFPEHPVTRHLNTLTARGHQAVYAASTKSDGMGMIRFFSSGFPALFHERSLFFLIAMLIFTAGGLWAFGATIIDERNALAFLPPEMVEGIDPAASTDVENREQWDHAVTSGAIMQNNIKVAFLCFALGALLGIGTLWVLFMNGMLIGALAALFHRAGESYGFWALIWPHGVLELAAIFIAGAAGLSLAWSFWVPGELTRIESFKREAKVTGQLVVGVIPLFVIAALIEGFITPAPWPHWTKYMVALITLVALILYFGRSLITVFSRNQANPGASQQ
- a CDS encoding site-specific integrase; translated protein: MEYPTRQQNDLSTEFQEVLKKAKDYSRHSKAANTAKSYRADWEDFSAWCEQRNLSPLPADPQTVALYLTDLADRRKTSTLQRRLSAISQAHQAAGHDSPTNGYLVRTVWAGIRRTKGTYQEGKDPILVEDLRLIVESLPDTLTGKRDRALLLVGFAGGFRRSELVSINREDVKTVPRGVVILLRRSKTDQDGRGEKVGIPRGSRPETCPVRSLEAWLTEAGISGGPVFRPINRHSQVRNRRLTDRSVALIVKKAVQQVGLDPTRFAGHSLRSGIATSAAMAGKDERAIMKQTRHKSTGMVRRYIRDGELFNENAASDIGL
- a CDS encoding reverse transcriptase family protein codes for the protein MAEEDIKQEAGPLTREEWIAKVRSQGRDNTIREEMIRLGFWSNDELSSEEQRQQATEDEEYQQLLKELNKLKAESAKLSNLNELLKIARKKRIEESKRKRAERKARREREQAEAAQRWQAHKQTHVIHAGRGVSGGLQSTVYDEAKLIENNLPLIRSSLELAEAMEIPVGRLKWLTYHRKTATLNHYQRFTIPKKSGGRREISAPKKSLRAAQQWVKTHILDALTVHPAARGFVSGKSTLDHAEPHLQQAAVVKMDLKDFFPTIRFRRVKGFFHYLGYSEAVSTIFALLCTEPPRKEIQFNGTRYYVAMDERQLPQGACTSPALSNLICRRLDQRLRGLAEKHGFHYTRYADDLAFSCGEDGLNEIGAIINTSRDIIRFEGFAVNEEKTRILRASNRQNITGIVVNQKPNIRRKDLRAFRALLYSVEKNGLEQENRHNHPHFWDYIKGYASYIRMVRPDLEEKLAPRLLRISQKHGLHAPDWCKQVAAK
- a CDS encoding PspA/IM30 family protein; translation: MFRFFNRVRTLVSAELNSALDKAEDPVKMLDQYMIDMGKDIAEVEAAVANQIANEKMLEKKLNDAQTLVEKREQQAIHALEAGEEDLARRLLEDKQNHQQQVDTLQASYEEAQSLSEELRGKLQEMKDEYQQMKLKKDALQARAVSAKTRTKVNRTLSDVNHGSARDGFNKMEEKVLQYEAEAETSEDMRSANRSLDDEVKSLTSSNKVDDELAALKARLNKE
- a CDS encoding septation ring formation regulator EzrA; translation: MKQKPIIAVFFAFLSIFLLSTPIGHAAPGDRIVDEGEFFTNQEIQELQQLFNDQSYAYYLKTVPDLNGENIARFADDELRSLPQGAVLIVLAKEEQEIYISTRNDRIDQRKIEEVTSSFPAYAQRGDFSGGVKEVVQQIEGSFFGSIFSSASTFSKETLFVIVGAIVVVLSFPVTLGHQVYHIILERRRFRDLSNKWATLEQSLYAPYNEVDERIKLSAGKTSENLDAIKNGLWSLIEEVKAYRGSLHYPIRLFKRKQMKKMLKKINSKLKETKGRFNELKARIDELKQLEKEVSANLKQGKSRLQSIHQQVTSWQQEKEWPLQQLQHCYEEANNLLEQAEKHDHSLDYVASHHYAEKAEKQINQLEKDIQTMAKHEEAVHTLEKIQQQVWTDIDQQVKDENLLLPDADPYQSVNDAVDYIAGIREHFWQGDVPGFQEQYDQFQQLLQKGQRTVDQLLELRDGTAVEMNQIRSTIPATEELDQLFAEQMERLQPMFEGLHFDDLPNRYQKMIEHAHDIKKRLFTIEEDLAVNVQQYHRAGQRMNEAKQVFRQYKQEHRECFGRYDQLQQQLSNIKQRVQTAADNLNKSVKTAEAEQLPIAAATVTVVDVQQQLNEIDVQIKQPPLNIHDLETESKQLERDALQLKREVSQWRKQKKQATAELEKVQESYRSFGMSGGLTMHSYRRDFKRSTDTVQIAIDNGSYAEAMADIRHAKGIIREMEKEYRRIQQQKQRDRLRNSSTKGAGASWGNSNSKGGGAKW